The following proteins are encoded in a genomic region of Flammeovirga pectinis:
- the nadE gene encoding NAD(+) synthase, whose amino-acid sequence MNLIKVAGAELNQTPLDWYNNYQNILTAIQTAKKDKVSILCLPELCLTGYGCEDAFYAPNTEEQALELLGNLLPETKGIVVSVGLPLRHQNKLYNTVALIANGKILGFVAKKHLAGNGIHYEPRWFTPWEEGEVSSISFSDEVNDKLNSNSFPFGDLLFDVKGVRIGFEICEDAWVANRPGRSLYKKGVDIILNPSASHFAFDKLDVRKRFVLEGSRAFGVGYIYANLLGNESGRAIYDGGVMIALSGKLLAISKRFSFKNCKVTTATLDIDIARLAQIQSHTSNIGVAQIEVIHSSFDIPRTIPEKHSPVEASWEHSQFIKEEEFGRAVALGLFDYMRKSYSKGFVVSLSGGADSSAIVTLIHLMIEMGSEDLGLENFKAKLNYFTALTPCTTTKEVCHQVLTTAYQPTENSGDVTFNAAKFLAEAVGAKFFNVDVNPMFKGYVNAIETSIERKLTWEQDDITLQNIQARVRAPSVWMLANINGALLLSTSNRSEAAVGYATMDGDTSGGLSPIAGIDKNYLRSWLRWMETNGVDNKWNIPALSYVNDQQPTAELRPKDSKQTDEGDLMPYDVLEEIEKLAIRDKKSPKECLEFLKATHPETSSDSIKAWITKFFRLWSRNQWKRERYAPSFHLDDKNLDPKTWCRFPILSGSFAKELAEM is encoded by the coding sequence ATGAATCTTATAAAAGTTGCGGGTGCCGAGTTAAATCAAACTCCTTTAGATTGGTACAACAACTATCAAAATATATTAACGGCAATTCAAACGGCCAAAAAAGATAAAGTAAGCATTTTATGTCTTCCAGAGTTATGCTTAACTGGCTATGGTTGCGAAGATGCCTTTTATGCCCCTAATACAGAAGAACAAGCCTTAGAATTATTAGGTAATTTACTACCAGAAACAAAGGGTATTGTTGTCTCGGTTGGACTTCCATTAAGACATCAAAATAAATTATATAATACAGTTGCTTTAATTGCTAATGGTAAAATACTTGGCTTTGTAGCTAAAAAACATCTAGCAGGAAATGGCATCCATTACGAACCAAGATGGTTTACACCTTGGGAAGAAGGTGAAGTATCTTCCATTTCTTTCTCTGATGAGGTAAATGATAAATTGAATAGTAACTCCTTCCCTTTTGGAGATTTATTATTTGATGTTAAAGGTGTAAGAATTGGTTTTGAAATCTGTGAAGATGCATGGGTTGCCAATAGGCCGGGAAGATCTTTATATAAAAAAGGAGTTGATATAATTTTAAACCCTAGCGCAAGTCATTTTGCATTTGATAAGCTTGATGTACGTAAGCGTTTTGTATTAGAAGGCTCTCGTGCTTTTGGAGTAGGTTACATTTACGCTAATTTACTAGGAAACGAATCTGGCAGGGCTATTTATGATGGAGGTGTTATGATTGCTCTTTCAGGAAAATTACTTGCCATAAGTAAGCGTTTTTCTTTCAAAAACTGTAAAGTAACTACGGCTACATTAGATATTGATATTGCTCGTTTGGCACAAATTCAAAGCCATACATCAAATATTGGAGTAGCACAGATAGAAGTCATTCATTCAAGTTTTGATATTCCTAGAACAATCCCTGAAAAACATTCTCCTGTTGAAGCAAGTTGGGAACATTCTCAATTTATAAAAGAAGAAGAATTTGGGAGAGCCGTTGCGTTGGGTCTTTTTGATTATATGCGAAAAAGCTATTCTAAAGGTTTTGTTGTCTCTTTAAGTGGTGGAGCAGATTCTTCTGCAATTGTTACTTTAATCCATTTAATGATTGAAATGGGTAGTGAAGATTTAGGGTTAGAGAATTTTAAAGCTAAACTAAATTACTTTACTGCATTAACACCTTGTACTACTACAAAAGAAGTTTGTCATCAGGTACTCACTACGGCGTACCAGCCTACAGAAAATAGTGGAGATGTTACCTTTAATGCCGCAAAATTTTTAGCTGAAGCTGTTGGTGCAAAATTTTTCAATGTAGATGTAAACCCTATGTTTAAAGGGTATGTCAACGCCATTGAGACATCAATAGAAAGAAAGTTAACCTGGGAACAAGACGATATTACATTACAAAATATACAAGCAAGAGTACGTGCCCCTTCGGTATGGATGCTCGCAAATATTAATGGTGCGTTGTTATTATCTACGTCTAATAGATCTGAAGCAGCCGTTGGTTATGCCACTATGGATGGTGATACAAGCGGTGGTTTAAGCCCTATTGCTGGAATTGATAAGAACTACTTAAGAAGTTGGTTAAGATGGATGGAAACAAATGGTGTCGACAATAAATGGAATATACCTGCTTTGTCGTATGTAAATGATCAGCAACCAACTGCAGAGCTTCGTCCAAAAGATTCTAAACAGACGGACGAAGGTGATTTAATGCCTTACGATGTGCTTGAAGAAATTGAAAAGTTAGCCATTAGAGATAAAAAATCGCCAAAAGAGTGTTTGGAATTTTTAAAAGCTACACACCCTGAAACTTCATCAGATAGTATTAAAGCATGGATTACTAAGTTCTTTAGGTTATGGAGTAGAAATCAATGGAAAAGAGAACGATACGCTCCTTCTTTTCATTTAGATGACAAAAATTTAGACCCTAAAACATGGTGTAGATTCCCTATTTTAAGTGGAAGTTTTGCAAAAGAATTAGCAGAAATGTAA
- a CDS encoding ferrous iron transporter B: protein MDKNKAIDDLLSDAAETRWEIGQDFHDKLSESIYANAATIADSNVIKTGEKENFNLDRAIDRVVTSPIWGFPIMFFVLAIVLWLTIIGSNYPSQFLAYILLDNVYEVLRTAVLNSGMPWWLGGFLVDGVFLSLAWVISVMLPPMAIFFPLFTILEDLGYLPRIAFNLDALFKKSGAHGKQALTMSMGFGCNAAGVVATRIIDSPRERLIAIITNNFSLCNGRWPTQILLATIFIGAVVPDSYKNLVSTISVIGVAVLGIGLTFMVSYFLSHTMLKGEVSSFTLELPPYRKPRILQTIYTSLIDRTLIVLWRACLFAAPAGAIIWLVCNVNVGENSIATWLIDFFDPFGLMIGLNGVIILAYILAIPANEVVIPTILMLTVMTSSITGFGSGDGVMFELDSMSNTHDVLIAGGWTLLTAINVMLFSLIHNPCSTTIYTIYKETGSKRWTTVASILPVIMGLVVCFVVAQIYNFF from the coding sequence ATGGATAAGAATAAAGCTATCGATGACTTATTATCTGATGCAGCAGAAACCCGTTGGGAAATAGGTCAGGATTTTCACGATAAATTATCTGAAAGTATATATGCCAATGCTGCCACAATTGCAGATAGTAATGTTATCAAAACCGGCGAAAAAGAAAACTTCAATCTAGACAGAGCAATCGATAGAGTTGTAACAAGTCCTATATGGGGTTTTCCAATAATGTTTTTTGTATTGGCCATTGTATTATGGTTAACAATAATAGGCTCAAATTATCCCTCTCAATTTTTAGCGTATATACTTTTAGACAATGTCTATGAAGTTTTAAGAACAGCGGTTTTAAATAGTGGCATGCCTTGGTGGTTAGGTGGGTTTCTTGTAGATGGCGTTTTTCTATCTTTAGCATGGGTAATTTCAGTAATGTTACCTCCTATGGCTATATTTTTCCCACTATTTACCATTCTCGAAGATCTTGGTTATTTACCAAGAATTGCTTTTAACCTCGATGCTCTTTTTAAAAAATCTGGCGCTCATGGTAAACAGGCACTTACAATGAGTATGGGTTTTGGATGTAATGCTGCAGGCGTTGTTGCTACAAGAATTATTGATAGTCCAAGAGAAAGGTTAATTGCAATTATCACAAATAATTTTTCTTTGTGTAATGGGCGTTGGCCTACGCAAATATTATTGGCTACCATCTTTATTGGTGCTGTAGTACCAGATAGTTACAAAAACTTAGTATCTACTATTTCGGTTATTGGAGTTGCAGTTTTAGGGATTGGGCTAACTTTTATGGTTTCTTATTTCCTATCACATACGATGCTTAAAGGTGAAGTTTCTTCTTTTACATTAGAACTCCCTCCATATAGAAAACCAAGAATATTACAAACAATATACACCTCACTTATTGATAGAACTTTAATTGTTCTTTGGAGAGCTTGTCTATTTGCAGCTCCAGCAGGTGCAATTATTTGGCTTGTATGTAATGTAAATGTGGGAGAAAATTCTATCGCAACTTGGTTAATAGACTTCTTCGATCCATTTGGTTTAATGATTGGTTTAAACGGTGTAATTATTTTAGCTTATATATTGGCTATCCCTGCCAACGAGGTTGTTATACCAACAATTTTAATGCTTACGGTTATGACATCTAGCATTACTGGTTTTGGCTCTGGAGATGGCGTAATGTTCGAATTAGACTCTATGAGCAATACGCACGATGTATTAATTGCTGGTGGTTGGACACTTTTAACGGCTATTAATGTAATGTTGTTTAGTCTTATTCATAACCCCTGTAGCACCACAATTTACACCATATACAAAGAAACGGGTAGTAAACGTTGGACAACAGTTGCTTCAATTCTCCCTGTAATTATGGGGTTAGTTGTTTGTTTTGTTGTTGCTCAAATCTATAATTTCTTTTAA
- a CDS encoding FeoB small GTPase domain-containing protein, which translates to MQNKSQSPCGTCGQNPQSKLKKLGVDVDNTDYVVALAGNPNTGKSTVFNSLTGLKQHTGNWPGKTVGRAEGGFIYADSSFKIIDLPGTYSLMSTSEDEEIARNFILFGKPDVTIIVVDAGRLERNLNLALQILEITDKAVLCLNLIDEAERHNIKVDQRTLSKDLGIPVVATSALRGIGIPELLKTVDDVAKGKIICKPHRIKNVPKEIDSRVKKIQESIEKIYPGIPNSRWIAFRLLDGDEDIIKAIKEGEFINNK; encoded by the coding sequence ATGCAGAATAAATCACAATCACCGTGTGGAACTTGTGGTCAGAATCCGCAAAGTAAATTAAAGAAATTAGGTGTAGATGTAGACAATACTGATTACGTAGTGGCATTGGCAGGAAACCCAAACACTGGTAAAAGTACTGTTTTTAATAGTCTTACAGGTTTAAAACAACATACTGGTAACTGGCCAGGTAAAACTGTGGGTAGAGCCGAAGGTGGTTTTATCTATGCTGATAGTAGTTTTAAAATAATAGACCTACCAGGCACCTATTCTCTTATGTCTACTTCTGAAGACGAAGAAATTGCACGAAATTTTATTCTTTTCGGTAAACCTGATGTTACCATTATTGTTGTTGATGCAGGTCGATTAGAAAGAAATTTAAACCTCGCTCTTCAAATTCTTGAAATTACAGACAAGGCTGTTCTTTGCCTCAATTTAATTGATGAAGCAGAAAGACATAACATTAAGGTAGATCAAAGAACATTATCTAAAGACTTAGGTATACCTGTTGTTGCCACAAGTGCTTTAAGAGGTATCGGTATACCAGAACTACTTAAAACAGTAGATGATGTGGCAAAAGGTAAAATTATTTGCAAACCGCATCGCATTAAAAATGTCCCGAAAGAAATTGATTCAAGAGTAAAGAAAATTCAAGAATCAATAGAAAAAATATACCCAGGTATTCCAAATAGTAGATGGATTGCTTTCCGATTATTGGATGGTGATGAAGATATTATTAAGGCAATAAAAGAGGGTGAATTTATTAACAATAAGTAA